Sequence from the Bacteroidota bacterium genome:
AGCGCCTTCATCGGACTGCTCCTGTCCGGGTATCTGGTTCTCTCGGCCTTCGCCCAGGCGCAGGTGCCCAACGACCCCGAGGCCTTGACGCAATACAGTTTGTACTACGAGTACTACAAAAACAAGGACTACGAAAGCGCGCTTCCCTACATCCGCTGGATGCTCCGCAACCGTCCCCTCTTTCGGGTAGCGGCCTCCGTACCGATTGATCGCAACTGGGAGCGAGCCGTGGAGATCTACGAGGGGGTGGCGATGCTGCAGAAGGACGGAACCCGAAAAAAGGCCTACCTGGACTCCGCCCTGGCCCTGCATGATCAGGTCATCGCGGTGATGAAGCAACACCAGGTCTCCGATTTCGATGAGGCCCGTTGGTACTTAATGCGGGGTAGCTTCTTGCAGCGCCATGCGGCCGAATATCCAGACAGCCAGGGGGCCATCGTGGAATGGTACCTGAAAGCTTTCCGTATGGCTCCGGATCGTACCCCTGCTTATTACGCCTCTTATGTGGCTGCCGAGCTGGTGCGGCAGGGCCGTCAAGAAGAGGCGCTGGCTTTTATGGACGAGGCGGAACCGCACTACAAGGACAACGCAGAGGTAAAGGACTACTTCGATCAGCTCCGCAATCAGCTCCTGCGGCGGCCTGAAGATCGGGTGGCGTTCGTGGAGCGCAAGTTCAGCGAAAACCCAACCAACGTGGACCTGGCGCGCGAGCTTCTGGAGCTGTATCGGCAGCTGGGTATGCGCGACAGAATGCGGGAGCTCGGCAGAAAGCTCCTCACCCTGGAGCCCTCGGCCAGGCTCTATGTGATGCTAGGCCAGTTGGACCTGGAGGACGGCCAGTACGCTCAGGCCCTGCAAGCTTACGAAAAAGCCCTTGCGCTCAACCCCGATGCGGAGACGCGAAAGATCGTCTACTACAACATGGCCCTGGCTAATCAGAGCATGGGGCGCCTGTCCGTGGCTCGCACATATGCGCGCCGGGCTCTGGAGATCGACCCCAACTGGGGCGAACCGTATCTGCTGATCGCCACTTTATACGCCACAGCCGTGCAGAATTGCGGCAAATTTGAGCGTGAAGACCGGGCCGTCTATTGGCTTGTGGACGACTACCTAGAGCGGGCCAAGCGTGATCCCGGCACGGCCGCGCGCGCCAGCCAACTGCAGGCGCAGTACCGGCGTTACTTCCCAACAGCCGAGGACAAATTCTTCAAAGGCTGGAAGGAAGGGGAGCGCTACCTCATTAACTACGGCTGCTACGAGTGGATTAGCGAGGCCACGACAATCCGCTAAGAAATGCGAAGCAGAGTCAGACCATGGGGCCGCACGCGGGCTTGCGCGTCGGCCCCGCTTTCGTTATGTTGCCTCTGCGAGCACTCCAGATGATAGTATGCGCTCCGGTGTTCCCTTTTTCGGGCCCGCTCAGAGCTGGGCAAGACGGCTGGATCGAATCCGCGCCCGCCATTACGCCCGACAGGCCTTGCAAGGGGGGCTCAAGGTCTTAGGCGGAGCCGGGGCCTTGCTTTGGCTTGGCACCTTGGGCGAGGCCCTGCTGTGGACCCCGCCCCTTTTGCGGCAGCTTTTCTGGACGTTGAGCGCGGCCGCGGTGGCCGGATGGCTTTCCTATGGGGTTCTTGTTCCCCTGCTGAGGCGTGCGGGTTGGCTTTCGGCCGTTTCGCTGGAGGAGCTCGCCCGCTGGGTGGGCCGGGTGCAATCCGAGGTGGGGGACCGGCTGGTGAACCTCCTGCAACTAGGCCGCGGAGTGCCCGAAGAGGCCTCAAGAGCGCTTTGGGAGCGGGCCCTGGAGCAGTTGGACGCTCGCTTGCGCGGCGTCCCGATCGAGGCGGCCTTGGATCAGCCGATTTCGGCCCGCAGCTGGGCCGCGGCGCTCATGCCCTGGGCGCTCTATGGGCTCGCCTTAGCCGGGGGACCGGAGCCGTTTTCCCAGGCCGCCTTTAGACTACTGCATCCGTTTGCGGTCTTTGAACGCCCCCAGCCTTTCCGGTGGGTCGTGCAGCCGGCGGATGCCGAGCTGGTGCGCGGATCGCCATTGGCGATCGTGGCCCGGACCGAGGGGGCCATCGCCCCTCGGCGGGCCCTTCTGGAGCTGCGCCCTCTAGGCGTCGTGCGCTCGGACACCGTCTGGCTCAGCGCCGACTCCCTGGGCCGCTTTCGCTACACCGTGCCGGATGTGCGCGCCCCTTTAGCCTATAGGCTCGCCGCCGAGGGAGTGCGCAGCCGCTGGTTTACGGCCGCTGTCGTAGATCGCCCTGTTGTGCGGCAGCTCTCCTTGCGTTTGATCTTCCCCGCCTACATGGCTCTGCCTCCTCAGACGCTAGAGCCCAATGCGGGCGAAATCGTAGCCCCCGTGGGCACACAGGTCCTGTTGGAAGCCCTTACCAACAAGGCCGTTGTGCGGGCTGAAGTGCGCTTCGCCTCAAGCCGCAGCCTGCCGCTGCAAGCGCAGGGCAGCCGGCTTCGGGGCCGCTTCATCGTGCAGCAGGCCGACACGTATTGGATCTGGGCCCAGGATGAACGAGGGCTTTCCACGGTGGACCCGATTCCATATCGGATCCTGCCCGTTCCGGATGAGCCGCCCCAGATCACCGTGCTGAGCCCGGAGGCCGATTTCCGGCTCACCGAAGCCCAACGGGTGCCCCTGCGCGTGCGCATCGCCGATGATCTGGGCTTCCTGGACCTCAGGCTCTACTATAGGCGCAGCGCCTCCTCCTACGGGGAGGCGGATTCGGCCTGGAGGGCACAGGAGCTGCCCATCGAGCGGCCCAAGCCGACGATACAGGAGCTGAGCTGGGACTGGGACCTCAGGCCCCTGGACCTTGTGCCGGGAGACGTGCTGGAGTACTACCTGGAGGTGCGGGACAACGACAGGGTATCCGGCCCCAAGGCGGCCCGGACGGGCTTGCTTACGGTCCGTTTTCCGACGCTAGCGGAACGCTATGCGGCTGCAGATGCGGCGCAACAGGGTTTGGAACAGGCGCTAGAAGCGCTTTTCTCCCGCGCCCAGCGCTTCCAGCAGGCCTACGAGTCTTTTCAGCGGGAGCTTCGGCGCAAAGGAGAACCGAGCTGGGAAGACGAGCGCCGCCTGGAGCAGCTGCGCCAAGAGCAGGAGGCGCTGCAGGAGCAGGCCCTGGAGCTGGCCCAGCAGGCAGCTGCGCTGAGCCAGCATCTGCAGGAGAACCGGCTTGTTTCGCCGGAGACGCTGGCGCGTTTGGAGCAGCTGCGGCAGGTTCTCGAAGAGATCCAGGATCCGGAGTTTCAAGAGGCCCTAAGACGGCTCCAGGAGGCCATGGAGCGCCTGTCTCTGCCCCAGATTCAGCAGCTTCTGGAGCGCGTGCAAATCAACGAGGCTGAGCTTCGGAGGCGGCTGGAGCGCACGTTGGAACTGCTGCGACAGGCTCAGACTTTGCAGCAGCTAGACGAAATCCAACGCCGGGCTGAAGAGCTGGCCCGCACCGAAGAGGCGCTGCGCCGGCAGACGGCCGAAATCGACCCTCGCGACGAAGCCCCACGCCAGCGGTTGGGCCAGGAGCAGGAGCGCGCCGCGGACCGGGCCGAAGCGCTCCGACAGGAGATGAGCCGACTCGAAGAGCGCCTGCGCCAACTGCGCCGCGAACGGGCCGCCGATGAGGTCCAACGCCAGCAGCGCGGCCTGGAATCCGCTCCCGACGAGATGCGCCAAAACGCCGAGGAGCTTCGTCGGGGGAACCTAGACCGGGCGGCTTCGGAGCTGGAACGACTAGAGGAGCGCTTTCGGCAGCTGGCCGAACAGATGGCCCAGCTGAGTCAGCAGCTTCAGGCGCAGCAGCAACAGCTCAACGCGGCGGCCCTGCGGCGGGTTCTGGATGAGGTGCTGGCCCTGTCGCAACGGCAGGAGGCCCTGCGGCGGCAGCTGAATCCGGAGGCGCAATCGGCCTCTCTGCTGCGGGCCCAGGCCCGGGAGCAAGAGCAAATCCGACGCCACTTCTCCCGCGTTGCGGACAGCTTATCGGCCCTGTCGCGCCGCGTGCCGGAGATGAACGAAACCGTGCTAAGGCGTTCCCGAGAGGCCCAGGCCGAGATGGCCCGGGCCATCGAGGCGCTCTCCGAGCTCCGGGCCGCTGAGGCCATCGGCTACCAACGGGGGGCCATGAAGGGGCTCAACGATCTGGCCCTTATGTTGGCCGACGTGCTCGGCCAAGTGCAGGCCGGGCAAGCCGCCGGCATGCTTTCCATGCCCCAGCTGATTGAGCAACTACAACAGATGGCCGAGCAACAGGCCCGACTCAACCAGCAGATCCAAGAGCTGCTCAACCAGTTGCAGCAGGGACGGCTTCCCGTGGACTTACAGCAGCGGCTTGAGCAGATGGCCCTCCAACAAGAGATGATCCGCCGCCAGATCGAACAAATGGCCCGCCAAGAAAGGCGCTCCGGGGCCCGTGAGCTTCTGGGGAACCTGGATCAAATCGCTCGTCAGATGCAGGAGACGATCCGAGAGCTTCTGGAAAACCAGCTGGATCGCCAAACCGTCCGACGCCAGCAGCAGATCCTGCAGCGGCTCTTGGACGCGCAGCGCTCTATTCGGGAGCGCGACGAAGAGCCCCGCCGGCAGGGCCGCACGGCCCAAACGCCTCCGGATCGCGAAACCCCACCTCCGCTTCGGCTGCCGGAGCTGCAAGACCGGCTGCAGCGAGATCTGCTACGGGCCCTTGAAGCGGGATACGCGCCAGATTACGAGGCGCTTATCCGCCGCTACTTTGAACAGCTGCAAAAGCGACCTCCGCGTTAAAGCGCCTCCAGCACCCGCTCCAGACGCGCGCGCACCTCTTGGGCCACTTCGGCCACGGCGGGGTTCTGCACCACCTCCATCATGGCCTCGGGTTCTACGGCGGCCACCGTGACGCGGCCGTCGCGCTCGTATACGACCACGTTACAAGGCAAAAGCAAGCCCAGGTCAAACTCCGCCTGCAGGGCCCGGTAGGCTAGGGGGGGATTGCAGGCGCCCAGGATCAGATAAGGGGGAAAATCTTCCACGCCCAGCTTTTTGCGAAGTGTCGCGGGCACATCGATCTCCGTCAGCACCCCGAAGCCCTCTTGGGCCAGGGCGGCCCGAACCCGCTCTACGGCCTGCTGAAAATCATACGGTACGGTGCGCTTAAGCCCGTAGCGCGTCGACGTATCCAGTAGCGCGTTCATCGTGAGGCCTCCTCAGTTGGGGGTTCTCGCAGGTGTTCGCGCAGCGCGCGCAAGATCGGCTCCAGATCCCGAATGCCCTTGGAAGCGGCTACCTCCTCCAGCGTGCCCCATACGGGCTCTCCGCAGACCACGCAGACGATGCCATGATCCATGAGTACCGGCACAAGCTCCGGATGGTCTCGGACGATGTGCTCTATTGTCGTCTCCGGCCCGATCACGACTGGTCCTCCTCTAATGCGAGCATTTGCAGGAGACGTCGGCACAAATCCTCGGGGGCCTGGTGTCGCAGTTGACGATAGAGCCGGATGGTCTGCCGCAGCGAATCCAAGTAGGCCCGGCATTCCGGGCAGGCCTCCAGGTGTTCACGCAGCCGAGCGCACTCCGGTCGGTCGAGGGCCTCCTCGAAGTGCTCGCAGAGCTGTTCTATGTACTGCCGGCAGCTCATCGACCCTGCTCCCGCATATACGCCACAAGCCGGTTTCGCACATGAGCCCGGGCCCGCTTGAGCCGGCCCTTGGCCGCCCACTCGGTCTGTCCTGTTAAAGCGGCCACCTCCCCAATGGGGAGATCTTCGACGTCCCGCAACAGGAACACAAGCCGGGTCAAGGGCGGAAGCTCCTCCAGCCAGCGGTCCAGCTGCTCCCGAAGCTCATCGGCGAGCACCTGCGCCAGGGGGTTGGTGGCGTTGGTCTGCAGGCTGGCCTGAATCTCCTGAGCGGCCGCCTCGGGGGGGTCTTCTAGCGAAATCAAGCTCGGCCGAAAGCGCCTGAGCCGCATCAGCGCGACGTTGGTCGCGATCCGATACAGCCACGTGTACAGGCTGGAGCGCCCATCGAAGCGGGGTAGCCCCCGATAGGCCTGCAAGAACACCTCCTGTAGCGCATCCTCGGCTTCGGCGCGATTGCGCAGCATCCGGTAAAGCAGATCGTAGAGCCTGTCCTGGTAGGCCTCGACCAGCTCCCGGAACGCCCGACAGTCCCCGGCCCGAAGCCGTTCTAGGAGTTTGGCCTCGTGTTCCGGCCTGCGTTCCATCGGATGCAGGGGCTCACAAAAAGTGTCACCCGGTCAAGATACGCGCCCTCCGTCGCATCCGGCTAGCCGTTAGAAGCGCACAGCCCTGCGCAGCCGCACGGTCCGCGCCTCGGGAAGCTCTACGTAACGGCTACAGGTAACCGTCTGGCCCGGCTCAAGCCTCGGCACGGAAAGCACAAGCTGTCCCACCCGGCGGTTTTGGGCGTCGAAAAGCGAAAAGACGAGCTGAGCATTCGCAATGGGATGCGGGTTGGGGTTTTTGATCCGGCACTCCACGTACCGATCCCCGGCTCGGGTCTGCACCAAGCGCAGCCCTTGCACCTCTAGGCTAGATTCCGCACCGGAGATGCATCCTCCAAGAAGCCCCAGAACCATGAGAAGGGCTATGCAGCGACCCATCAACGCTCTACTCCCAGGAAAACAAAACGTGCTTTCAAACGAATGAAGATCCGATCGGTTCCGTTGCGCCGCATATTTTAAAGCGCAAAAGCGCCCAGAGGAGCCCTTTATTCGGCCTTTCTGGATTGCAACTGAAGCTTTATTGGGTTTAGCTTTTCCGTCAAACCCAGAAAGGTGAGCTATGCCGCAGCACCTCGTAGCTACGCGCCCCTTTACGGGGCTGGATTACTATCAACTGGATGCCCTGCTCTCGGAAGAGGAGCGCATGATCCGAGACACGGTTCGCGAGTGGGTCTCGGAGCGCGTGGTGCCGATTATCGATCAGTGCGCGCAACAGGAGCGCTTTCCGATAGAGCTTGTGCCGGAAATGGCCGAGCTGGGCATTCTGGGGGCCAACTTGCCCGAAGAGTACGGCTGCGCCGGGCTCAACAGCGTCGCCTATGGGCTGATCATGCAGGAGCTTGAGCGGGGCGATTCGGCCATCCGCAGCTTCGCCTCCGTGCAGGGGGCCCTGGTCATGTACCCGATCTACCGATACGGCTCCGAAGAGCAGAAGCGCTACTGGCTTCCCAAGTTGGCCCGTGCCGAGGTGATCGGCTGTTTTGGCCTCACCGAGCCCGATTATGGTTCCAATCCCGGAGGCATGATCACGCGCGCGCGGCGGGATGGCCACCACTGGATCCTCAACGGGGCCAAGATGTGGATCACTAATGGCTCCATCGCCGACCTGGCCGTGGTATGGGCTAGGGACGACGAAGGGGAGATCCGGGGGTTTTTGGTCGAGAAGGGCACCCCGGGTTTCTCCGCGCACACCATGAAGGGCAAATGGTCTCTGCGCGCCTCCGTAACGAGCGAGCTCCTTTTTGAGGACTGCCGGATCCCGCTTAAGAACCAGCTGCCGTACGCGCAGGGGCTAAAGGCTCCGCTTTCCTGCCTGACGCAGGCCCGCTACGGCATCGCCTGGGGGGCGATCGGGGCGGCGATGGACTGCTACGACATAGCGCTCCGGTACGCGCAAGAGCGGACGCAGTTTGACCGCCCGATCGCGAGCTTCCAGCTGATCCAGGAAAAGCTCGTCTTTATGCTTACGGAGATCACCAAGGCCCAGCTGCTGGCCTGGCGACTGGGGCGCATGAAGGACGAGGGCACGATGTCGTATACGCACGTCTCCCTGGCCAAGCGCAACAACGTGGCGATGGCCCTCGAAGTGGCCCGAACGGCCCGGCAGATCCTGGGCGCTAACGGCATCATGGGCGAATACCCCATCATGCGCCATATGATGAATCTTGAGTCCGTGATCACCTACGAGGGCACGCACGAGATCCACACGCTCATTTTGGGCGCCGATATCACGGGCTTTCCTGCCTTTAAATAAAAACCCGGGGTCGGGAGTCCGGCTCCCGACCCCGGCCGAAAGAAGTCCGCTTCGGCTCTAAAACGCCCATCGAATCCCCAACTGCGCCGTCCGAGGGGTGCCCACCAAAATACCCCGGCTGCGGTCGACGATGTAAAGCGCATCCGTTAGGTTTTTGACCGCACCGCTTAAGCTCAGCCCCCGAATCGGCGTGCGGTACTCAAGCGCGAGGTTCCAAAGCCAATAGGCCGGAATCAGGCCCTGCCGGCCGTTGGGGGTGGGCTCGAGTGTGTTGAGATCATCGGAGAACTGGGCGCTTACGTGCGAAAACTCAAGCCCCAGCTGCAAGGCGCTTCGGAGCGCAACCCACAGGCCGGCCTCCAGAAGGTGTTCAGGCGCATACGGCAGCCGGTTGCCCGTGATGCGCACGCGCGGGTTCAAGATGCTATAGCGCTCGCCTACGTACTGGGCCACCGGTAGGTACGTATAGGCCAGATGAGCCGAGACGGGGGCCAGGGCCGCGCCCAAGAGCGCGCCCGAAAGCCGTGCTGAAAGCTCTAGACCGGCATGCCGGGTGCGCCCGGCGTTCGTGAGCACACTCGTTATCCCTCCGGCCAGGGAGGCGGGGATGATCTGGTTTTCGAAGTCCAACCTGAAGGCCGTAAGCTCAAATCGCAACCTTTCGGTCCGCTGGTAGCGCAATCCGAGCTCTGCGTTCCAGCTTAGCTCCGGATCCAGCTCCACGCTTAGCCCTTCATTGGTGATCGCGTCCTCGACCCGGGGCGGGGCAAAGCCCCGATGCAGGCCGACAAAGATCGTCCAGCCCGAGGCCGGCGCATACGTCAGGCCCATTCCGGGCACAAAGGCCCACAGGCGCGCGCGGCCGCTTGATCCCAAACCCCGGTTGCCGAGCTGGTTGACGCGGCGATACCGGACGGCCTCCAGGCGCGCCCCCAACGTCAGGACCCAGTCGCTCCACAGGATGCGATCCTGCAGGAATCCGGAATAAGCCCACGCGTAGCGGTCGTTGTCCTCCACGATCGTTCCCGTGCGCGCCCCTGGAGCGTCGCCCCGGATCTGATAGCGGTGCTGAAATTCCTGATGATACCGCAGGCCCAGATCCAGTTCGTGCCGTAAGGCCATCGTGCGTCCGCTGTGATGCAAGCGCAGCTCCTGGCCCAAGACCTCATAGTGCCGCAGCCGGCCGTCGTTGCGGTTCGGGCTCGGTATAACCCGCACGCCCGGATAGTTACCCGGATCGGCGGAGTTATCCTCCGTCACCCACTGGCCGTTTCGCCACACGAGCGTGCCCTGGCGCCACCAGTGCCGATCGATCACGTACCCGTAGCTGTTGCTGAGCACCATCCAGCGGCCCCCCAGGGGTTGCTGATAAGCCAGGTGCGCGCCCAAACGCTTGACCCGGAAGTTATCGTCTCGAAAGGGGTTCTGATATGGGTTCTCCTCAAATTGAGCCTGCGTTAGGCCCGGATAGGTCACCTGCGAGTTCTCCCAATAGGCGTTGAGCTTGAGCACGACACGCCCGAGCCCGTCGGTGCGCTGCACAGCTTTGACCGT
This genomic interval carries:
- a CDS encoding tetratricopeptide repeat protein, translating into MRSAFIGLLLSGYLVLSAFAQAQVPNDPEALTQYSLYYEYYKNKDYESALPYIRWMLRNRPLFRVAASVPIDRNWERAVEIYEGVAMLQKDGTRKKAYLDSALALHDQVIAVMKQHQVSDFDEARWYLMRGSFLQRHAAEYPDSQGAIVEWYLKAFRMAPDRTPAYYASYVAAELVRQGRQEEALAFMDEAEPHYKDNAEVKDYFDQLRNQLLRRPEDRVAFVERKFSENPTNVDLARELLELYRQLGMRDRMRELGRKLLTLEPSARLYVMLGQLDLEDGQYAQALQAYEKALALNPDAETRKIVYYNMALANQSMGRLSVARTYARRALEIDPNWGEPYLLIATLYATAVQNCGKFEREDRAVYWLVDDYLERAKRDPGTAARASQLQAQYRRYFPTAEDKFFKGWKEGERYLINYGCYEWISEATTIR
- a CDS encoding sigma-70 family RNA polymerase sigma factor, which codes for MERRPEHEAKLLERLRAGDCRAFRELVEAYQDRLYDLLYRMLRNRAEAEDALQEVFLQAYRGLPRFDGRSSLYTWLYRIATNVALMRLRRFRPSLISLEDPPEAAAQEIQASLQTNATNPLAQVLADELREQLDRWLEELPPLTRLVFLLRDVEDLPIGEVAALTGQTEWAAKGRLKRARAHVRNRLVAYMREQGR
- a CDS encoding chromosome partitioning protein ParA, which gives rise to MRSGVPFFGPAQSWARRLDRIRARHYARQALQGGLKVLGGAGALLWLGTLGEALLWTPPLLRQLFWTLSAAAVAGWLSYGVLVPLLRRAGWLSAVSLEELARWVGRVQSEVGDRLVNLLQLGRGVPEEASRALWERALEQLDARLRGVPIEAALDQPISARSWAAALMPWALYGLALAGGPEPFSQAAFRLLHPFAVFERPQPFRWVVQPADAELVRGSPLAIVARTEGAIAPRRALLELRPLGVVRSDTVWLSADSLGRFRYTVPDVRAPLAYRLAAEGVRSRWFTAAVVDRPVVRQLSLRLIFPAYMALPPQTLEPNAGEIVAPVGTQVLLEALTNKAVVRAEVRFASSRSLPLQAQGSRLRGRFIVQQADTYWIWAQDERGLSTVDPIPYRILPVPDEPPQITVLSPEADFRLTEAQRVPLRVRIADDLGFLDLRLYYRRSASSYGEADSAWRAQELPIERPKPTIQELSWDWDLRPLDLVPGDVLEYYLEVRDNDRVSGPKAARTGLLTVRFPTLAERYAAADAAQQGLEQALEALFSRAQRFQQAYESFQRELRRKGEPSWEDERRLEQLRQEQEALQEQALELAQQAAALSQHLQENRLVSPETLARLEQLRQVLEEIQDPEFQEALRRLQEAMERLSLPQIQQLLERVQINEAELRRRLERTLELLRQAQTLQQLDEIQRRAEELARTEEALRRQTAEIDPRDEAPRQRLGQEQERAADRAEALRQEMSRLEERLRQLRRERAADEVQRQQRGLESAPDEMRQNAEELRRGNLDRAASELERLEERFRQLAEQMAQLSQQLQAQQQQLNAAALRRVLDEVLALSQRQEALRRQLNPEAQSASLLRAQAREQEQIRRHFSRVADSLSALSRRVPEMNETVLRRSREAQAEMARAIEALSELRAAEAIGYQRGAMKGLNDLALMLADVLGQVQAGQAAGMLSMPQLIEQLQQMAEQQARLNQQIQELLNQLQQGRLPVDLQQRLEQMALQQEMIRRQIEQMARQERRSGARELLGNLDQIARQMQETIRELLENQLDRQTVRRQQQILQRLLDAQRSIRERDEEPRRQGRTAQTPPDRETPPPLRLPELQDRLQRDLLRALEAGYAPDYEALIRRYFEQLQKRPPR
- a CDS encoding TonB-dependent receptor; the encoded protein is MAALGFLLGLLVVSDSLPKPVLQGQALPVVTIIGDAESALRAVAGSGTLVSARWIAALQPISLEEVLRTVPGLYVRPEEGFGLRPNIGVRGLPPTRSTKVLLLEDGVPFTLAPYGDPATYYHPPLDRFASIEVLKGAAQILYGPQTIGGVINYLTRLPEGPLGGQLRLSGGTRAYANAHFTYGGTWAGGASGFLLDVLHRRGRLNREHTFSRITDLTVKAVQRTDGLGRVVLKLNAYWENSQVTYPGLTQAQFEENPYQNPFRDDNFRVKRLGAHLAYQQPLGGRWMVLSNSYGYVIDRHWWRQGTLVWRNGQWVTEDNSADPGNYPGVRVIPSPNRNDGRLRHYEVLGQELRLHHSGRTMALRHELDLGLRYHQEFQHRYQIRGDAPGARTGTIVEDNDRYAWAYSGFLQDRILWSDWVLTLGARLEAVRYRRVNQLGNRGLGSSGRARLWAFVPGMGLTYAPASGWTIFVGLHRGFAPPRVEDAITNEGLSVELDPELSWNAELGLRYQRTERLRFELTAFRLDFENQIIPASLAGGITSVLTNAGRTRHAGLELSARLSGALLGAALAPVSAHLAYTYLPVAQYVGERYSILNPRVRITGNRLPYAPEHLLEAGLWVALRSALQLGLEFSHVSAQFSDDLNTLEPTPNGRQGLIPAYWLWNLALEYRTPIRGLSLSGAVKNLTDALYIVDRSRGILVGTPRTAQLGIRWAF
- a CDS encoding zf-HC2 domain-containing protein, translating into MSCRQYIEQLCEHFEEALDRPECARLREHLEACPECRAYLDSLRQTIRLYRQLRHQAPEDLCRRLLQMLALEEDQS
- a CDS encoding DUF1858 domain-containing protein, with product MIGPETTIEHIVRDHPELVPVLMDHGIVCVVCGEPVWGTLEEVAASKGIRDLEPILRALREHLREPPTEEASR
- a CDS encoding acyl-CoA dehydrogenase family protein, producing MPQHLVATRPFTGLDYYQLDALLSEEERMIRDTVREWVSERVVPIIDQCAQQERFPIELVPEMAELGILGANLPEEYGCAGLNSVAYGLIMQELERGDSAIRSFASVQGALVMYPIYRYGSEEQKRYWLPKLARAEVIGCFGLTEPDYGSNPGGMITRARRDGHHWILNGAKMWITNGSIADLAVVWARDDEGEIRGFLVEKGTPGFSAHTMKGKWSLRASVTSELLFEDCRIPLKNQLPYAQGLKAPLSCLTQARYGIAWGAIGAAMDCYDIALRYAQERTQFDRPIASFQLIQEKLVFMLTEITKAQLLAWRLGRMKDEGTMSYTHVSLAKRNNVAMALEVARTARQILGANGIMGEYPIMRHMMNLESVITYEGTHEIHTLILGADITGFPAFK
- a CDS encoding DUF302 domain-containing protein, translated to MNALLDTSTRYGLKRTVPYDFQQAVERVRAALAQEGFGVLTEIDVPATLRKKLGVEDFPPYLILGACNPPLAYRALQAEFDLGLLLPCNVVVYERDGRVTVAAVEPEAMMEVVQNPAVAEVAQEVRARLERVLEAL
- a CDS encoding FxLYD domain-containing protein translates to MGRCIALLMVLGLLGGCISGAESSLEVQGLRLVQTRAGDRYVECRIKNPNPHPIANAQLVFSLFDAQNRRVGQLVLSVPRLEPGQTVTCSRYVELPEARTVRLRRAVRF